In Massilia violaceinigra, one DNA window encodes the following:
- a CDS encoding TolC family protein, which yields MYKLVLPLAIAAALPCHTQAQHMTTPALNGASAVTQQNPGSSLSSGLRNPALDAAERRPGAGTTEQPSPDLPNDVGIQPAPANARRASAGAANMAAPLSVPAPLSLAAALSRVLQANTDLRAGVLEIDAQSGAVMQAGVAPNPELATLIEDARESTRTTTVQLNVPIELGGKRTARVNAAQLGQDAAGADLAVKRNAVLASTRAAFHDLLAAQQRQHIAGESLTLANGALAVAAKRVLAGKNSPVDETRARIAASSVKVDLAQAAGELAGAKNRLAALWGGTGRDIGRAEGHLDRLPAQPSLPHLMEQLKAAPALRLAQTELARRQALSQLERAGRVPDVTLSIGAKRDQQAGRNQAVFGLAIPLPLFDRNQGKLHEALQRSEKARAELDGARARLTNELAQAHEALTVAREQAQLLNDDILPGAQSAYEAARTGFEYGKFNFIDVIDAQRTLLQARTQYLRALADAHRAAADIDSILGAPGATQTVE from the coding sequence ATGTACAAACTCGTCTTGCCGCTGGCTATTGCCGCGGCCTTGCCCTGCCATACGCAGGCCCAGCACATGACCACCCCCGCATTGAACGGGGCGTCAGCAGTTACCCAACAGAACCCAGGTTCGTCATTGAGCTCCGGATTGCGGAACCCGGCGCTTGACGCCGCCGAGCGCCGTCCCGGTGCGGGTACGACGGAGCAACCATCGCCGGATCTGCCGAACGACGTCGGCATTCAACCGGCACCAGCGAACGCCAGGCGGGCGTCCGCCGGCGCCGCGAACATGGCCGCTCCTTTGTCCGTCCCCGCTCCTTTGTCGCTGGCGGCCGCGCTGTCCCGCGTTCTGCAAGCGAACACCGACCTGCGCGCGGGCGTCCTGGAAATCGACGCCCAGTCCGGCGCCGTCATGCAGGCCGGTGTCGCCCCCAACCCCGAACTGGCCACCCTGATCGAAGATGCGCGCGAATCGACCCGGACCACGACGGTCCAGCTGAACGTGCCGATCGAACTCGGTGGCAAGCGCACGGCGCGCGTCAACGCCGCCCAGCTCGGGCAGGACGCAGCCGGCGCCGACCTGGCCGTCAAGCGCAACGCCGTGCTTGCCTCCACCCGCGCCGCCTTCCACGACCTGCTCGCCGCACAGCAGCGGCAGCACATCGCCGGCGAATCGCTCACCCTCGCCAACGGCGCGCTCGCTGTCGCGGCCAAGCGCGTCCTGGCCGGCAAGAACTCGCCGGTCGATGAAACGCGCGCCCGCATTGCCGCTTCCAGCGTCAAGGTCGACCTGGCCCAGGCAGCAGGCGAACTGGCGGGGGCAAAAAACCGCCTTGCCGCGCTCTGGGGCGGGACCGGGCGCGATATCGGCCGTGCGGAGGGCCACCTCGACCGGCTGCCGGCGCAACCTTCCCTGCCCCATCTCATGGAGCAACTCAAGGCCGCGCCGGCGTTGCGGCTTGCGCAGACCGAACTGGCGCGCCGCCAGGCCCTGTCGCAGCTCGAACGTGCCGGCCGGGTGCCTGACGTTACCCTCAGCATCGGCGCCAAGCGCGACCAGCAAGCGGGCCGCAACCAGGCTGTTTTTGGCCTGGCCATTCCCCTGCCGCTGTTCGACCGCAACCAGGGCAAGCTGCACGAAGCCCTGCAACGCAGCGAAAAAGCCCGCGCCGAACTAGATGGCGCCCGCGCGCGTCTGACCAACGAACTGGCGCAGGCCCACGAAGCGCTGACCGTCGCCCGTGAACAGGCCCAACTGCTGAACGACGACATCCTGCCCGGTGCGCAAAGCGCCTACGAGGCTGCCCGTACCGGTTTCGAGTACGGCAAGTTCAATTTCATTGATGTCATCGACGCTCAGCGCACCTTGCTGCAAGCCCGCACCCAGTACCTGCGCGCCCTGGCGGACGCCCACCGCGCCGCCGCCGACATCGACAGCATCCTCGGCGCCCCCGGCGCCACCCAGACAGTGGAGTAA
- a CDS encoding cobalt-zinc-cadmium resistance protein, with amino-acid sequence MRRLLIILLLFVFPLQVSWAAASAYCGHEPAATVAHPGHHQHAPDNHADPDDSPFGFDIDCGDCHFTSVGITGTSGDGNVPPPTSYADAADAACLATLRPARPERPKWQRAA; translated from the coding sequence ATGCGTCGCCTGTTGATTATTCTCTTGCTGTTTGTCTTCCCGCTCCAGGTGAGCTGGGCGGCGGCGAGCGCCTATTGCGGGCACGAACCTGCCGCGACCGTCGCGCATCCGGGCCATCATCAGCATGCGCCGGACAACCACGCCGACCCGGACGACTCTCCCTTCGGTTTCGACATTGACTGCGGCGACTGCCATTTCACCAGTGTTGGCATCACTGGCACCTCAGGCGATGGCAACGTGCCGCCGCCTACCTCGTACGCCGATGCAGCCGACGCGGCTTGCCTGGCGACGCTGCGGCCGGCCCGCCCCGAACGTCCCAAATGGCAACGCGCCGCCTGA
- the pstS gene encoding phosphate ABC transporter substrate-binding protein PstS: MFSAVKTTVTLTLLLSAFAAHAIDISGAGSSAAQPLYVKLADVYGKSQNVKLTYQPSGSSEGLKQAKAKTVEFGATDIAPSQADLKAGKLICFPSAVSGVVPVVNLPGLKRGEVQLTGELLADIFSRKITKWNDPKLTAANPGVALPDLAIAVIARQDGSGSTYNFSDYLSKVSPAWKQAYGRNFTVAWANGVTQVSGSNGAVNALKQTPGAIAYVDYQYVMQDKLTYTRLKNRDGKVVAPGADGFTAALLNSPWVAQAKYEEMLTDRVGPATWPITSGTFIVAPQATNNPEKTIAALKFFAWGFANGDAIVGNANFVRLPDTMQGRIIGDLTTITDASGTPLKWSLAEALNLR, from the coding sequence ATGTTCTCTGCTGTAAAAACTACTGTCACCCTGACACTGCTTCTCTCCGCATTCGCGGCCCACGCCATCGATATCAGCGGTGCCGGCTCGTCCGCCGCGCAGCCGCTGTACGTCAAACTCGCCGACGTCTACGGCAAGTCGCAGAACGTCAAGCTCACTTATCAACCGAGCGGTTCGAGCGAAGGTCTCAAGCAAGCCAAGGCCAAAACCGTTGAATTTGGCGCCACCGACATCGCACCATCCCAGGCCGATCTCAAGGCAGGCAAGTTGATCTGCTTCCCGAGTGCCGTCTCGGGTGTGGTACCGGTAGTTAATCTTCCCGGCCTCAAGCGCGGCGAAGTGCAACTGACCGGCGAACTGCTGGCCGACATTTTCTCGCGCAAGATCACCAAATGGAACGATCCCAAGCTGACCGCCGCCAATCCTGGCGTGGCATTGCCGGACCTGGCCATCGCCGTGATCGCGCGCCAGGACGGTTCGGGCAGTACTTACAACTTCAGCGACTATCTGAGCAAGGTCAGCCCGGCGTGGAAGCAGGCTTACGGCCGCAACTTCACGGTCGCCTGGGCGAATGGCGTCACTCAGGTGAGCGGCAGCAACGGTGCGGTCAACGCGCTCAAGCAGACCCCGGGGGCGATTGCCTACGTGGATTATCAATACGTGATGCAGGACAAGCTGACCTACACGCGCCTGAAAAACCGCGACGGCAAGGTTGTTGCGCCGGGCGCGGATGGGTTTACGGCCGCGCTGCTGAACAGCCCATGGGTTGCCCAGGCCAAGTATGAAGAAATGCTGACCGACCGCGTCGGTCCGGCCACCTGGCCGATCACGTCGGGCACCTTCATCGTTGCGCCGCAAGCGACCAACAATCCTGAAAAGACGATTGCCGCCCTGAAGTTCTTCGCCTGGGGTTTCGCGAATGGTGACGCGATTGTCGGCAATGCCAACTTCGTGCGCCTGCCGGACACCATGCAAGGCCGTATCATCGGCGACCTGACCACCATCACCGATGCCAGCGGAACACCGCTCAAGTGGTCGCTGGCCGAGGCGCTGAACCTGCGTTAA
- a CDS encoding CPBP family intramembrane glutamic endopeptidase, which translates to MMEHTLSAPTNKPSLASRLMANAVVRIVLGMVLTFAAVPLTMIIASTLVDKPYRMVWPQILAAVLVWFGYRFYVRRIEKRQPTELAMPGMARELGSGLLLGAALVALTFAVLAALGAYRFGGINAPGIMMLLPLAELVLVGMAEEMMFRGVVFGVTERSLGAKPAIVISALVFSLAHLPNEGASVLAVAVIASYGVLQAALYMKTRRLWVCIGTHIAWNYCVSQVFSSTVSGHAATGGLLRGELVGNTMLTGGAFGVEGSLITLLLIAAASAFCLRRAFASRD; encoded by the coding sequence ATGATGGAACATACTCTGAGCGCACCAACGAACAAACCTTCCCTGGCTTCGCGACTGATGGCTAACGCCGTGGTCCGGATTGTGCTCGGCATGGTCCTGACCTTTGCCGCGGTCCCGCTGACAATGATCATCGCCTCCACACTGGTGGACAAGCCGTACCGCATGGTCTGGCCGCAGATATTGGCCGCCGTGCTGGTGTGGTTCGGCTACCGTTTCTATGTCCGCCGTATCGAAAAACGCCAGCCGACCGAGCTGGCGATGCCCGGCATGGCGCGCGAACTCGGTAGCGGCCTGCTGCTCGGCGCCGCACTGGTGGCGCTCACCTTCGCCGTGCTGGCGGCGCTGGGCGCCTACCGGTTCGGCGGCATCAACGCTCCAGGCATCATGATGCTGCTACCGCTGGCCGAGCTGGTGCTCGTTGGCATGGCCGAGGAGATGATGTTTCGCGGCGTGGTATTCGGCGTGACCGAACGTTCGCTGGGCGCCAAACCCGCCATCGTGATCTCGGCGCTGGTGTTCAGCCTGGCCCACCTGCCCAATGAAGGAGCCTCGGTGCTGGCGGTCGCCGTGATCGCTTCGTATGGCGTGCTGCAGGCCGCGCTCTACATGAAGACGCGCCGCCTGTGGGTCTGCATCGGAACCCACATCGCGTGGAACTACTGCGTCAGCCAGGTATTCTCGTCGACCGTGTCGGGCCATGCAGCCACCGGCGGCCTGCTGCGCGGCGAGCTTGTCGGCAACACCATGCTGACCGGCGGCGCATTCGGCGTGGAAGGCTCGCTCATTACCCTGTTGCTGATTGCGGCCGCCAGCGCATTCTGCCTGCGACGGGCCTTTGCCAGCCGGGACTGA
- a CDS encoding MarR family winged helix-turn-helix transcriptional regulator — MKQGLGTQLRHLIELLDGAVLQAYMDAGLDYRPRYTPVIRVLAQQQSATIGQLAELAGITQPAATQTVALMKKEGLLLVVAGGEDGRQRVVRLSPQGELLLPRLQACWQATKRAADGLDAELAFPLSACLAQAIAVLEQRPFGERIREASKKLQSTT, encoded by the coding sequence ATGAAACAAGGACTCGGAACTCAATTGCGGCACCTGATCGAACTGCTCGATGGCGCCGTCCTGCAAGCCTATATGGACGCGGGCCTGGATTACCGGCCGCGCTACACGCCGGTGATTCGGGTACTGGCCCAGCAGCAGAGCGCCACCATCGGCCAGCTGGCCGAACTGGCGGGCATCACGCAGCCGGCGGCGACGCAAACGGTGGCATTGATGAAGAAGGAAGGCTTGCTGCTCGTGGTTGCCGGCGGCGAGGATGGCAGGCAGCGCGTGGTGCGCCTGAGCCCGCAGGGCGAGCTGCTGCTGCCCCGCCTGCAAGCGTGCTGGCAGGCGACCAAGCGCGCGGCCGACGGCCTCGATGCGGAACTTGCATTTCCCTTGTCGGCGTGCCTGGCGCAAGCCATCGCCGTCCTTGAGCAGCGCCCCTTCGGTGAGCGAATCCGTGAGGCAAGCAAAAAGCTACAATCAACCACCTGA
- a CDS encoding LysR family transcriptional regulator, which produces MSLPDLNLLITLDVLLAEGSVARAARRLRLSPSAMSRALARLRDATGDPLLVRAGRGLVPTPRAIALREQVSQLVHDSVAVLRPVDKLDLPQLARTFTIRTREGFVENFGAELITRLRADAPGVRLRFLPKPDKDSAGLRDGSIDLETGVIGKSTGPEVRTQALFRDRFVGVVRAGHALTEGDITPSRYAAGEHIGIAREGMENSPVDDALLPLALERTVVTTAAGFSQALALAWGSDLVATVPERHTGRLRSGMHSFALPFPVPEFTVSMLWHPRLDADPAHRWLRTHVRAVCGVQR; this is translated from the coding sequence ATGTCTCTGCCCGACCTGAACCTGCTCATTACCCTTGACGTCTTGCTTGCCGAAGGCAGCGTCGCCCGTGCGGCGCGCCGTTTGCGCCTCAGTCCCTCGGCCATGAGCCGCGCACTGGCCCGTTTGCGCGACGCCACGGGTGACCCGCTGCTGGTGCGCGCCGGGCGCGGCCTGGTGCCCACGCCGCGCGCCATCGCACTGCGCGAACAGGTCAGCCAGCTGGTGCATGACAGCGTCGCCGTGCTGCGCCCCGTCGACAAGCTCGATCTGCCACAGCTCGCACGCACCTTCACGATCCGCACGCGCGAAGGCTTTGTCGAAAATTTCGGCGCGGAACTCATCACGCGACTGCGCGCCGATGCGCCCGGCGTGCGCCTGCGTTTTTTGCCCAAGCCGGACAAGGACAGCGCGGGTTTGCGCGACGGCAGCATCGACCTCGAAACGGGCGTCATCGGCAAGTCCACCGGCCCGGAAGTGCGCACCCAGGCCCTGTTCCGTGACCGTTTCGTCGGCGTGGTGCGTGCCGGCCATGCCTTGACCGAAGGCGATATCACACCGTCGCGCTATGCGGCGGGCGAACACATCGGCATAGCGCGCGAGGGCATGGAAAATAGCCCGGTCGATGACGCCTTGCTGCCGCTGGCCCTGGAACGCACGGTCGTCACCACGGCTGCCGGCTTTTCCCAGGCGCTGGCGCTGGCATGGGGAAGCGACCTGGTCGCCACTGTCCCGGAACGGCACACCGGCCGGCTGCGCAGCGGCATGCACAGCTTCGCCCTGCCCTTCCCCGTGCCCGAATTCACCGTCTCGATGCTCTGGCATCCCCGGCTCGACGCCGATCCCGCCCACCGCTGGCTGCGCACTCATGTGCGGGCGGTCTGCGGCGTGCAGCGCTAG
- a CDS encoding ankyrin repeat domain-containing protein yields MKYLITIAALAMAQLVHAAPPDPARLAEQLKGYYFDAARRGDVAMLKEFTSAAYDLNTRDEKGYTGLILAAYHGHGAAVDLLIGAGADPCAGDKRGNTALMGAIFKGELRIARRLADTACQPNQRNHAGQTAAMYAALFQRSEILQALVERGADMKAADGAGNTPASLARGEFRQAQRQP; encoded by the coding sequence ATGAAATACCTGATCACAATTGCCGCGCTCGCCATGGCGCAGCTCGTGCACGCGGCCCCACCCGACCCGGCGCGCCTGGCCGAACAGCTCAAAGGCTATTACTTCGACGCGGCCCGGCGTGGCGATGTCGCGATGCTCAAGGAATTCACCAGCGCGGCCTACGACCTGAACACGCGCGACGAGAAAGGCTACACGGGGCTGATCCTGGCCGCCTACCATGGCCACGGCGCAGCGGTGGACCTGCTCATTGGCGCCGGCGCCGACCCGTGCGCGGGCGACAAGCGTGGCAACACGGCGCTGATGGGAGCGATTTTCAAAGGCGAGCTGCGCATTGCGCGCCGCCTGGCCGATACCGCGTGCCAGCCGAACCAGCGCAATCATGCCGGGCAGACGGCGGCAATGTACGCGGCCTTGTTCCAGCGCAGCGAGATCCTGCAAGCGCTGGTCGAGCGCGGTGCGGACATGAAAGCGGCCGATGGCGCGGGCAACACCCCCGCCAGCCTCGCCCGCGGCGAATTCCGGCAGGCACAGCGCCAACCCTGA
- a CDS encoding catalase, with protein sequence MINTTQLRTSGERRAARSAVAFAIAALFSPFTSAAPQLTRDNGAPVGDNQNSQTAGQNGPTLLQDVHLLQKLQRFDREKIPDRVVHARGTGAHGVFVASGDVSGLTRAKVFAKGTETPVFVRFSTVIHGSHSPETLRDPRGFATKFYTSEGNWDLVGNNLPIFFIRDAVKFPDMVHSLKPAPETNVQDPNRFFDFFSHQPESTHMLTQVYSDLGTPKGYRFMDGNSVHAYKFVNAAGTVNYVKFHWKSLQGIQSLTGPEASAVQGKDFNHASNDLINAIKRKEFPRWELYVQVLKPSELGRFDFDALDATKIWTGVPETKLGTMTLNRNPANIFQETEQSAFAPSNLVPGIEPSEDKLLQGRVFSYADTQMYRLGPNALQLPINQPRVAAVNHHQDGAMNAGKRTGNINYEPSRQSPLAVNADFKPSQLPLSGSTVQQRITKTLNFRQAGEFYRSLPAQQQKNLVANLAGDLGQVKDEEVRYTMLSHFYKADAAYGTALAAALGDKVAQVASRAAALAD encoded by the coding sequence ATGATTAACACAACCCAGCTGCGGACTTCCGGAGAACGTCGCGCGGCACGCTCGGCAGTGGCATTCGCCATTGCCGCACTGTTCTCCCCCTTCACCTCGGCGGCGCCGCAGCTCACCCGCGACAACGGCGCCCCGGTTGGCGACAACCAGAACTCGCAAACGGCCGGCCAGAACGGCCCGACCCTGCTGCAAGACGTTCACCTGCTGCAAAAACTGCAGCGTTTCGACCGCGAGAAGATTCCTGACCGTGTCGTGCATGCGCGCGGTACCGGTGCCCACGGCGTCTTCGTCGCCAGCGGCGATGTGTCGGGGTTGACCCGGGCCAAGGTATTTGCAAAAGGAACGGAAACACCGGTATTCGTGCGCTTCTCGACGGTGATCCACGGCAGCCACTCGCCCGAAACCCTGCGCGACCCGCGCGGTTTTGCCACCAAGTTCTACACCAGCGAAGGCAACTGGGATCTGGTCGGCAATAATCTGCCGATTTTCTTCATCCGCGACGCCGTCAAGTTCCCGGACATGGTTCATTCGCTCAAGCCTGCGCCCGAGACCAATGTGCAAGACCCGAACCGTTTCTTCGATTTCTTCTCGCACCAGCCGGAATCGACCCACATGCTGACCCAGGTGTACTCCGACCTCGGCACGCCGAAAGGCTACCGCTTCATGGACGGCAACAGCGTGCATGCTTATAAATTTGTTAATGCCGCCGGCACAGTCAACTACGTCAAATTCCACTGGAAATCGCTGCAGGGCATCCAGAGCCTGACCGGCCCCGAAGCATCGGCCGTGCAGGGCAAGGATTTCAACCACGCCAGCAACGACCTGATCAACGCCATCAAGCGCAAGGAATTTCCGCGCTGGGAACTGTACGTGCAGGTGCTCAAGCCGTCCGAACTGGGCAGGTTCGACTTCGATGCGCTCGACGCCACCAAAATCTGGACTGGCGTGCCGGAAACCAAGCTCGGCACGATGACCCTGAACCGCAACCCGGCCAACATCTTCCAGGAAACCGAGCAAAGCGCCTTTGCGCCATCGAACCTGGTGCCCGGCATCGAGCCGTCCGAAGACAAGCTGCTGCAAGGCCGCGTGTTTTCCTACGCCGACACCCAGATGTACCGCCTCGGCCCCAATGCCCTGCAATTGCCGATCAACCAGCCGCGCGTGGCGGCAGTCAATCACCATCAGGATGGTGCGATGAATGCCGGCAAGCGCACCGGCAATATCAACTACGAACCGAGCCGCCAGTCCCCGCTGGCGGTCAATGCCGACTTCAAGCCGAGCCAGCTTCCCCTCTCGGGCAGCACGGTGCAGCAGCGCATCACCAAGACGCTGAACTTCCGCCAGGCGGGCGAGTTCTACCGCTCCTTGCCTGCGCAGCAGCAGAAAAACCTGGTCGCCAACCTGGCCGGCGATCTTGGCCAGGTCAAGGATGAGGAAGTGCGCTACACGATGCTGTCGCACTTCTACAAGGCCGATGCCGCCTACGGAACGGCGCTCGCCGCCGCGCTGGGCGACAAGGTCGCGCAGGTTGCCTCGCGCGCCGCGGCCCTGGCCGACTGA
- the tmpT gene encoding thiopurine S-methyltransferase → MGADARHDQTRTDMDREFWHRKWAINEIGFHARAANPLMVAHIGRLELPPGSRVFVPLCGKSLDLHWLLSEGFRVAGAELSQIAVDQLFADLGLTPEVHQAGELLHYRARNIDIFVGDIFCLDGETLGPVDAVYDRAAFVALPQAMRARYATHLTQLARRAPQLLICYQYDQSLMDGPPFSIGDDEVRQRYGHAYALTLLTKADVAGGFKGRFPAMEAVWLLQ, encoded by the coding sequence GTGGGTGCCGACGCTCGGCATGATCAGACAAGGACAGATATGGACAGGGAGTTTTGGCATCGCAAGTGGGCAATCAACGAAATCGGTTTTCATGCGCGGGCGGCCAATCCGCTCATGGTGGCGCATATCGGCCGACTGGAACTGCCCCCGGGCAGCCGGGTGTTCGTGCCTTTGTGCGGCAAGTCGCTCGATCTGCACTGGCTGCTGTCCGAGGGCTTTCGCGTGGCGGGCGCCGAACTAAGCCAGATCGCCGTCGACCAGCTGTTTGCCGATCTGGGCCTGACGCCAGAGGTGCATCAGGCAGGAGAACTGCTTCACTACCGCGCGCGGAACATCGATATTTTTGTCGGCGATATTTTTTGCCTGGATGGCGAGACGCTCGGCCCCGTGGACGCGGTGTACGACCGCGCGGCTTTCGTCGCGCTGCCGCAAGCGATGCGCGCCCGGTACGCCACCCATCTGACGCAACTGGCACGGCGGGCGCCGCAACTGCTCATTTGCTACCAGTACGACCAGTCCCTGATGGACGGGCCGCCGTTTTCCATCGGCGATGACGAAGTCCGGCAGCGCTACGGCCACGCATATGCGTTGACCTTGCTGACCAAAGCCGACGTGGCCGGCGGCTTCAAGGGCCGTTTTCCGGCGATGGAAGCGGTATGGCTGCTTCAGTGA
- a CDS encoding glutathione binding-like protein produces MNDLSTFPITKKWPARHPERIQLYSLPTPNGVKVSIMLEETALAYEPHLVRFDHNDQLSPEFMSLNPNNKIPAIIDPNGPDGKPLALFESGAILIYLAEKSGQFLPPDAAGRYETIQWVMFQMGGIGPMFGQLGFFHKFAGKDYDDKRPRDRYVAESKRLLGVLNERLEKRTWIMGDTYTIADIAIFPWVRNLIGFYEAGNLVGIADFPHVTRALEGFVARPAVAKGLEIPNRDGAA; encoded by the coding sequence ATGAACGACCTGTCGACATTCCCGATCACGAAAAAATGGCCGGCCCGGCACCCCGAGCGCATTCAGCTCTATTCGCTGCCGACGCCGAACGGCGTGAAGGTCTCCATCATGCTGGAAGAAACCGCACTGGCCTACGAGCCGCACCTGGTGCGCTTCGATCACAACGACCAGCTGTCGCCGGAATTCATGTCGCTCAACCCGAACAACAAGATCCCCGCCATCATCGATCCGAATGGCCCGGACGGCAAACCGCTGGCACTGTTCGAGTCGGGCGCGATCCTGATTTACCTGGCCGAGAAGAGCGGCCAGTTCCTGCCGCCCGACGCCGCGGGGCGCTACGAGACGATCCAGTGGGTGATGTTCCAGATGGGCGGTATCGGACCGATGTTCGGCCAGCTCGGCTTCTTCCACAAATTCGCGGGCAAGGATTACGATGATAAGCGGCCGCGCGACCGCTATGTGGCCGAATCGAAGCGTCTGCTCGGCGTGCTCAATGAACGGCTGGAGAAGCGCACGTGGATCATGGGAGATACGTACACCATTGCCGATATCGCGATCTTCCCGTGGGTGCGTAACCTGATCGGGTTTTACGAGGCCGGGAATCTGGTCGGCATCGCCGATTTCCCGCATGTGACGCGGGCGCTGGAGGGCTTCGTGGCGCGTCCGGCGGTGGCGAAAGGGCTGGAGATTCCCAACCGGGATGGCGCGGCCTGA
- a CDS encoding 4'-phosphopantetheinyl transferase family protein, translated as MTPHHPLTSEHIDIWLVFYQTITAPELQAALLELLNDAERQQQIRFYRPDDRLRYLATRALVRTTLSRYAPLAPADWTFIPNEYGRPAIGNDHVEARSLNFNVSHTRGLIALAVARDRVLGVDVENLVTRQVSGDIAEHYFAPAEVAELATVPEERHQARFFEYWTFKEAYIKARGMGLSIPLDRFGFHFADERSVSLAVDAELGDDAARWRFWQFQPTPDHLLALCAERLDGAVPLVTVRSVMPTVSDTPFAWTLLKRSS; from the coding sequence ATGACTCCACACCACCCGCTCACCAGCGAGCACATCGACATCTGGCTGGTGTTCTACCAGACCATCACCGCCCCCGAACTGCAGGCGGCCCTGCTCGAGCTGCTCAACGACGCCGAGCGCCAGCAGCAAATCCGCTTCTACCGTCCGGACGACCGCCTGCGCTACCTGGCCACGCGCGCGCTGGTCCGCACCACCCTCTCGCGCTACGCCCCGCTGGCCCCGGCCGACTGGACCTTCATCCCCAACGAATACGGCCGCCCCGCCATCGGCAACGATCATGTCGAGGCCCGTTCGCTCAACTTCAACGTCTCGCACACGCGCGGCCTGATTGCGCTGGCAGTCGCGCGCGACCGCGTGCTGGGCGTCGACGTCGAAAACCTCGTCACGCGCCAGGTTTCCGGGGACATCGCCGAGCACTATTTCGCCCCGGCCGAAGTGGCGGAACTGGCTACCGTCCCCGAAGAACGGCACCAGGCCCGCTTCTTTGAATACTGGACCTTCAAGGAAGCCTACATCAAGGCGCGCGGCATGGGATTGTCGATTCCGCTCGACCGCTTCGGCTTCCATTTTGCGGACGAGCGCAGCGTCAGCCTCGCCGTCGACGCCGAACTGGGCGACGATGCCGCGCGCTGGCGCTTCTGGCAATTCCAGCCCACGCCCGACCACCTGCTCGCGCTGTGTGCGGAACGTCTCGACGGCGCCGTGCCGCTGGTGACCGTGCGCAGCGTGATGCCTACCGTATCCGACACGCCTTTCGCGTGGACCCTGCTGAAACGTTCATCATGA